One window of Bacteroidales bacterium genomic DNA carries:
- a CDS encoding glycoside hydrolase family 2: MKTSCIVLIFSFLTYSLFSQEVRYERNYIHTFHSIDGHGGEFLWKMKKAGDITDKSENISTSKISTSDWIPAIVPGTVLNSLVYNKVYPEPYFGVNNKLESGLIPDLYHAGRDFYTYWFRTEFDLDKTQHEKKRTWLQVDGINYRAEIWLNGNMVTYISGMFLQDQVDITDYIRFDQKNVLAIKVYPIDVPGTIKPKGQKSFGAKDEFQNGGNGEIGKNVTMLMTVGWDFTFLDGIRDRNTGIWKNISIFTTGDVKLRHPFVKSELRKPDYDQSRQTISVEINNPTYGNRKVKVVGEIKEGNIRFEKEVSLFRGEVKEVIFTPEEFPQLVINNPRLWWPLNKGKQELYHITFKTFIGETQTDEISSRFGIREITSDRNTPDKSRTFYINGKPIFIRGTNWIPENMLRLSDERTYAELRYTAQSGVNLIRFWGGGITESDYFFQLCDEMGIMVWTEFWMTGDTKHPQDVGLFLSNATSTIKRIRNYPSLAYYVCSNESTEMPHIRDLVTKLDGTRGYQMQSEVEGIHDGSPYKTVNVMRHYENTASDRGSRVDGFNPEYGAPCLPTVECLREMMPEKDLWPINKPVWDYSDGNGFHQMSTLYVDLTNQYGESNSIDEFAMKGQFVGALNYKSIWEVWNYNKLNYGDRYCSGFLYWYHNSAIRQVCGRMWDWSLEPTAALYAAQNACEPLHPQFDYLKNTVSVVNDFYQSFSDYKVTAEVYDLNMKKVFSKEAKVNLPEDGVANDIFKIDFPENITNVHFIKLRLFDNKGKQAGSSFYWRSNNKYEGKKTLTGPATAGFQEINNLKKTKVQVKYTIKEENGKYFISLNLKNTGKTLSFFTQVQWLDKSGKPVRPSFYTDNFISLLPGETAGMTIETNMKNLPDNEYFLVVKGFNVPEQRFTIRPIRK, encoded by the coding sequence ATGAAGACATCTTGTATCGTTTTAATCTTCTCATTTTTAACTTATTCTTTATTTTCTCAGGAAGTGCGGTATGAACGTAATTATATCCATACCTTCCACTCAATAGACGGTCACGGAGGAGAATTCCTCTGGAAAATGAAAAAAGCAGGTGATATCACGGATAAATCCGAAAATATTTCTACTTCTAAAATTTCTACTTCCGACTGGATACCGGCCATTGTTCCCGGAACCGTACTCAATTCCTTAGTCTACAACAAGGTATATCCGGAACCTTATTTTGGAGTGAATAATAAACTGGAATCCGGTTTAATTCCTGATTTATACCATGCCGGAAGGGATTTCTATACTTACTGGTTCCGTACAGAATTTGATCTGGATAAGACACAACATGAAAAGAAAAGGACCTGGCTCCAGGTTGATGGAATCAATTACCGGGCGGAAATATGGCTTAATGGCAATATGGTCACCTATATATCCGGAATGTTTTTACAGGATCAGGTAGATATTACCGATTACATCAGATTCGACCAGAAAAATGTACTGGCTATAAAGGTATACCCTATAGACGTTCCGGGTACCATCAAACCCAAAGGGCAGAAATCATTCGGAGCCAAGGATGAGTTCCAAAACGGGGGAAATGGAGAAATTGGAAAAAATGTAACCATGCTGATGACTGTCGGCTGGGATTTCACTTTTCTGGATGGAATCCGCGACCGGAATACCGGAATATGGAAGAATATTTCCATATTCACCACCGGAGATGTTAAACTAAGGCATCCTTTCGTTAAATCGGAACTGCGTAAACCAGATTATGATCAATCCAGACAAACAATTTCCGTAGAAATAAACAATCCTACCTATGGAAACCGAAAAGTAAAAGTAGTGGGTGAAATCAAAGAAGGAAACATCCGTTTTGAAAAGGAAGTTAGTCTGTTCCGGGGAGAAGTAAAAGAGGTAATATTTACTCCGGAAGAATTTCCACAATTAGTGATCAATAACCCCCGCTTATGGTGGCCATTAAATAAAGGAAAACAGGAATTATACCATATCACTTTCAAAACGTTTATCGGCGAAACCCAAACAGATGAAATTTCCTCCCGTTTTGGTATCCGTGAGATCACATCGGATAGGAATACCCCGGACAAATCACGGACTTTTTATATTAACGGAAAACCCATCTTTATCCGGGGAACCAACTGGATTCCCGAAAATATGTTGCGCTTATCCGACGAACGTACTTATGCCGAACTACGTTACACCGCTCAATCAGGCGTTAACCTGATCCGTTTCTGGGGAGGTGGAATTACCGAATCGGATTATTTTTTCCAGCTATGTGACGAAATGGGTATCATGGTATGGACGGAATTCTGGATGACCGGCGATACCAAACATCCGCAGGATGTAGGATTATTCCTGAGCAATGCAACGTCCACCATTAAACGTATACGAAATTATCCCAGCCTGGCTTATTACGTATGTTCGAATGAGTCAACCGAAATGCCCCATATCAGGGATTTAGTAACTAAACTTGACGGTACCCGCGGTTATCAGATGCAATCCGAAGTAGAAGGGATTCATGACGGAAGTCCTTATAAAACGGTAAATGTCATGCGGCATTATGAAAATACAGCTTCCGATAGGGGAAGCCGCGTGGATGGTTTTAATCCTGAATATGGAGCCCCTTGTCTGCCAACAGTGGAATGTCTCAGGGAAATGATGCCGGAAAAAGACCTGTGGCCGATCAATAAACCGGTATGGGACTATTCGGACGGAAACGGATTTCATCAGATGTCGACTTTGTATGTGGATCTGACCAATCAATATGGTGAGTCTAACAGCATCGATGAGTTTGCTATGAAAGGACAGTTTGTCGGTGCCCTCAATTACAAAAGCATCTGGGAGGTCTGGAACTACAATAAACTGAATTACGGAGACCGGTATTGCTCAGGATTTTTGTACTGGTATCATAATTCGGCCATCAGACAGGTATGCGGAAGGATGTGGGACTGGTCCCTGGAACCGACAGCCGCTTTATATGCCGCTCAAAATGCCTGCGAACCTTTGCATCCGCAATTCGATTACCTGAAAAACACGGTTTCGGTAGTAAATGATTTCTACCAATCTTTCAGCGACTATAAAGTAACAGCAGAAGTGTACGACCTCAACATGAAAAAAGTATTTTCGAAAGAAGCCAAAGTCAATCTACCCGAAGACGGAGTTGCCAATGATATTTTTAAAATTGATTTTCCTGAAAATATCACGAATGTACATTTCATCAAACTGAGATTGTTCGACAATAAAGGAAAACAAGCAGGAAGTAGTTTTTACTGGAGATCCAATAATAAATACGAGGGCAAAAAGACCCTGACCGGACCTGCTACTGCTGGATTTCAGGAGATCAATAATTTAAAGAAGACAAAAGTGCAGGTGAAGTATACTATTAAAGAGGAAAATGGAAAGTACTTTATTTCTTTAAATCTGAAAAATACCGGGAAAACCTTATCATTTTTCACACAGGTACAATGGCTGGATAAATCCGGAAAGCCGGTACGTCCGTCGTTCTATACAGACAACTTCATCTCCCTGTTGCCGGGCGAAACCGCAGGGATGACCATCGAGACCAACATGAAGAATCTTCCTGATAATGAATATTTCCTTGTTGTAAAAGGGTTTAATGTACCGGAACAACGATTCACTATCCGACCAAT